One region of Streptomyces subrutilus genomic DNA includes:
- a CDS encoding LLM class flavin-dependent oxidoreductase, whose amino-acid sequence MEFGLFVQGYVAESRSKVDPEAEHKALIEETEYVIQADKSGFKYAWASEHHFLEEYSHLSANEVFLGYLAHATERIHLGSGIFNPLAPVNHPVKVAEKVAMLDHLSKGRFEFGTGRGAGSHEILGFLPGIEDMNGTKEIWEETIAEFPKMFLQEEYEGFQGKHWSLPPRKVFPKPYGKAHPAMWYAAGSPSSYAMAAKKGLGVLGFSVQKVSDMEWVLDQYKTAIQEAKAIGAFVNDNVMVTSTAICAETHDKAVEIAVNAHMNRFQSLVFRYHDTFPRPEAIPQWPELLPEYNAEIIELLIAEELLICGDPSEVLRQCKRWEQAGADQLSFGLPTGVSYEDTMTTIKLIGEHVIPEIDTDPVHRTTRFRQAV is encoded by the coding sequence TTGGAATTCGGGCTCTTCGTGCAGGGATACGTGGCCGAGTCACGGTCCAAGGTCGACCCCGAGGCAGAGCACAAGGCGCTGATCGAGGAGACCGAGTACGTCATCCAGGCCGACAAGTCGGGCTTCAAGTACGCCTGGGCCTCCGAGCACCACTTCCTGGAGGAGTACTCGCACCTGTCGGCGAACGAGGTCTTCCTCGGATACCTCGCGCACGCCACCGAGCGGATCCACCTCGGCTCCGGCATCTTCAACCCGCTCGCCCCGGTGAACCACCCGGTCAAGGTGGCCGAGAAGGTCGCCATGCTCGACCACCTCTCCAAGGGACGCTTCGAGTTCGGCACCGGCCGCGGCGCGGGCAGCCACGAGATACTCGGCTTCCTGCCCGGCATCGAGGACATGAACGGCACGAAGGAGATCTGGGAGGAGACCATCGCGGAGTTCCCCAAGATGTTCCTCCAGGAGGAGTACGAGGGGTTCCAGGGCAAACACTGGTCGCTCCCGCCGCGCAAGGTCTTCCCCAAGCCGTACGGCAAGGCGCACCCGGCCATGTGGTACGCCGCCGGCTCCCCCTCCTCGTACGCGATGGCGGCGAAGAAGGGCCTGGGCGTGCTGGGCTTCAGCGTGCAGAAGGTCTCCGACATGGAGTGGGTGCTCGACCAGTACAAGACGGCCATCCAGGAGGCCAAGGCCATCGGGGCCTTCGTCAACGACAACGTCATGGTCACCTCGACGGCGATCTGCGCCGAGACCCACGACAAGGCCGTCGAGATCGCGGTCAACGCCCACATGAACCGCTTCCAGTCGCTGGTCTTCCGCTACCACGACACCTTCCCGCGGCCGGAGGCCATCCCGCAGTGGCCCGAGCTGCTGCCGGAGTACAACGCGGAGATCATCGAGCTGCTGATCGCCGAGGAGCTGCTGATCTGCGGCGACCCGTCGGAGGTCCTGCGGCAGTGCAAGCGGTGGGAGCAGGCCGGCGCGGACCAGCTCTCCTTCGGCCTGCCGACCGGGGTGTCGT
- a CDS encoding SDR family NAD(P)-dependent oxidoreductase → MGKLDGRVVIITGAARGQGEQEARLFAAEGARVLLGDVLDEQGAAVAKEIGEDRARYVRLDVSREEDWAGAIAAAKEAFGPVDGLVNNAGILRFNELTATPLEEFQQVVQVNQVGAFLGIKSVAPEIEAAGGGTIVNTSSYTGLTGMAYVGTYAATKAAVLGLTRVAALELAAKGIRVNAMCPGAVDTPMANPGLLDPAGLSDEAREAMAELYRRVVPMGRVGQPEEVARLALFLTSTDSSYITGQPFVIDGGWMAGVSIL, encoded by the coding sequence ATGGGAAAGCTGGACGGGCGCGTCGTCATCATCACGGGCGCCGCACGCGGGCAGGGCGAGCAGGAGGCCCGCCTCTTCGCCGCCGAGGGCGCCAGGGTGCTCCTCGGGGACGTGCTGGACGAGCAGGGTGCCGCCGTGGCCAAGGAGATCGGCGAGGACCGGGCCCGCTACGTACGCCTCGACGTGAGCCGCGAGGAGGACTGGGCGGGGGCGATAGCCGCGGCGAAGGAGGCCTTCGGCCCGGTCGACGGCCTGGTCAACAACGCGGGCATCCTGCGCTTCAACGAGCTGACCGCGACCCCGCTGGAGGAGTTCCAGCAGGTGGTCCAGGTCAACCAGGTGGGCGCCTTCCTCGGCATCAAGTCGGTCGCCCCCGAGATCGAGGCGGCGGGCGGCGGCACGATCGTCAACACCTCCTCGTACACCGGCCTGACGGGCATGGCGTACGTCGGCACGTACGCCGCCACCAAGGCGGCCGTCCTCGGCCTGACCCGGGTGGCCGCGCTGGAGCTGGCGGCCAAGGGGATCCGGGTCAACGCGATGTGCCCGGGGGCCGTGGACACCCCGATGGCCAATCCCGGCCTGCTGGATCCGGCTGGGCTGTCGGACGAGGCGCGCGAGGCGATGGCGGAGCTGTACAGGCGGGTCGTGCCGATGGGGCGGGTCGGGCAGCCGGAGGAGGTCGCGCGGCTGGCCCTGTTCCTGACCAGCACGGACTCCTCGTACATCACCGGCCAGCCGTTCGTGATCGACGGCGGCTGGATGGCGGGTGTGAGCATCCTCTAG
- a CDS encoding LLM class F420-dependent oxidoreductase encodes MARVFPEGRLVYGMQLPVQSQSTLYAEPWEATATAADLAEVARAADRAGFGYVATCDHVAIPRRLAGPMSTIWYDPVATLSFLAGITEHVRLLSHVAILGLRHPLISAKQYATLDHLSGGRLILGVGAGHVQEEFEVLGVDFARRGAVLDETLDALRAALGPEEYPEFEGELFSFKDLGQLPRPAQERIPVWVGGSSPAAVRRAALRGDGWLPQGDPREKLPAQIARIKELRAGAGVAGPVEFGAITEALYVGEPGWDTGRRALTGKAEALAESLREYKALGVDQIQVRFRNRDRAELVDQITAFGAEVAPLLND; translated from the coding sequence ATGGCGCGCGTGTTTCCGGAAGGTCGGCTGGTCTACGGGATGCAGCTCCCGGTCCAGTCCCAGAGCACCCTCTACGCCGAGCCCTGGGAGGCGACGGCCACCGCCGCCGATCTCGCCGAGGTGGCGCGGGCCGCCGACCGGGCCGGCTTCGGGTACGTGGCCACCTGCGACCACGTGGCCATCCCGCGGCGGCTCGCCGGCCCCATGAGCACCATCTGGTACGACCCGGTGGCCACCCTGTCCTTCCTCGCCGGCATCACCGAGCACGTGCGCCTGCTCAGCCACGTCGCGATCCTGGGCCTGCGCCACCCGCTGATCAGCGCCAAGCAGTACGCCACCCTCGACCACCTCTCCGGCGGCCGGCTGATCCTCGGCGTCGGCGCCGGGCACGTCCAGGAGGAGTTCGAGGTCCTCGGGGTGGACTTCGCCCGCCGCGGGGCCGTCCTCGACGAGACCCTCGACGCGCTGCGGGCCGCGCTCGGCCCCGAGGAGTACCCGGAGTTCGAGGGCGAGCTGTTCTCCTTCAAGGACCTCGGCCAGCTGCCCCGGCCCGCCCAGGAGCGGATTCCCGTCTGGGTCGGCGGCTCCTCGCCCGCGGCGGTCCGCCGGGCCGCGCTGCGCGGCGACGGCTGGCTCCCGCAGGGCGACCCGCGCGAGAAGCTCCCCGCGCAGATCGCCCGGATCAAGGAGCTGCGGGCCGGGGCCGGGGTCGCCGGCCCCGTCGAGTTCGGCGCGATCACCGAGGCGCTGTACGTCGGCGAGCCCGGCTGGGACACCGGCCGCCGCGCCCTCACCGGCAAGGCGGAGGCGCTCGCCGAGTCCCTGCGGGAGTACAAGGCGCTCGGCGTGGACCAGATCCAGGTCCGCTTCCGCAATCGCGACCGCGCCGAGCTCGTGGACCAGATCACCGCTTTCGGGGCCGAGGTGGCCCCCCTCCTCAACGACTAG
- a CDS encoding sensor histidine kinase, which yields MTAFARGVLRTERGRLTALYGSLLLLAGGGLVALVYVLLGQGLYASVSGAVSTVSPALRLGERVDVDPGRSPVPAQSMAPGEAPTPEQLRVYALTQNLTGAVTEATQHRLLIVSLIALAVFAVLSIWPAWWMAGRVLRPLAVITGTARRLSGENLDERIALDAPPGELKELADTFDAMLGRMEHLVAAQRRFAANAAHELRTPLAVQRAAAEIGLAGDPSPERVARIRERLIGVADSSEHLIESLLLLAVSQEGLESTERVDLAALAAAELADCPQQGLTVERALAPLTVTGDRTLLGHLVRNLLANAVRHNRAGGRLTLATSAEGDLTVSNTGPVIDPADVPRLLEPFRRRAERQHTAGEGAGLGLSIAASVARAHEAELTARANPAPDGGLTVRVRFPVAHSRRQGSVQPR from the coding sequence GTGACCGCGTTCGCCCGCGGTGTCCTGCGCACCGAGCGCGGCCGGCTCACCGCCCTGTACGGGTCCCTGCTCCTCCTGGCGGGCGGCGGCCTGGTGGCCCTGGTCTACGTCCTGCTCGGCCAGGGGCTGTACGCGAGCGTCAGCGGGGCCGTGAGCACCGTCAGCCCCGCACTGCGCCTGGGCGAACGGGTGGACGTGGACCCCGGCCGCAGCCCCGTACCCGCCCAGTCCATGGCCCCGGGCGAGGCGCCCACACCGGAGCAGTTGCGCGTGTACGCCCTCACCCAGAACCTGACGGGCGCCGTCACCGAGGCGACCCAGCACCGGCTGCTGATCGTCTCGCTCATCGCCCTCGCCGTCTTCGCCGTGCTGTCGATCTGGCCGGCCTGGTGGATGGCCGGCCGGGTGCTGCGCCCGCTCGCCGTGATCACCGGGACCGCGCGGCGGCTGTCCGGCGAGAACCTGGACGAGCGGATCGCCCTCGACGCCCCGCCCGGCGAGCTCAAGGAGCTCGCCGACACCTTCGACGCGATGCTGGGCCGGATGGAGCACCTGGTCGCCGCCCAGCGGCGGTTCGCGGCGAACGCGGCGCACGAGCTGCGCACCCCGCTCGCCGTGCAGCGGGCGGCGGCCGAGATCGGGCTGGCCGGGGACCCGTCACCGGAGCGGGTCGCCCGGATCCGCGAGCGGCTGATCGGCGTGGCGGACTCCAGCGAGCACCTCATCGAATCGCTGCTGCTGCTCGCGGTGTCGCAGGAGGGGCTGGAGTCCACCGAGCGGGTGGACCTCGCCGCGCTGGCCGCCGCCGAGCTGGCGGACTGCCCGCAGCAGGGCCTGACGGTGGAACGCGCCCTGGCTCCGCTGACCGTGACGGGGGATCGGACCTTGCTGGGACACCTGGTCCGCAACCTGCTGGCCAATGCCGTACGTCACAACCGCGCGGGCGGCCGGTTGACGCTGGCCACCTCCGCCGAGGGGGATCTGACGGTGTCCAACACGGGCCCGGTGATAGACCCGGCCGATGTGCCAAGGCTCTTGGAGCCCTTCCGGCGGCGCGCGGAACGGCAGCACACCGCAGGTGAGGGGGCGGGTCTCGGGCTGTCGATCGCCGCCTCGGTCGCCCGCGCGCACGAGGCGGAACTGACGGCGCGGGCCAACCCGGCGCCGGACGGCGGGCTGACCGTCCGGGTCCGCTTCCCGGTGGCACACTCCCGGCGGCAGGGCAGCGTTCAGCCGCGGTGA
- a CDS encoding response regulator transcription factor gives MRVLVVEDEEFLREMIAEGLRRDALAVDEAGDGLEALERLRLGSYDVLVLDRDLPGLHGDEVCRQVVRERLLTRVLMLTASGTVRDRVEGLGLGADDYLTKPFAYDELLARVLALGRRARPALPPVLERAGVAVDTARRGATRDGRRLALSRKEFAVLEALLRAEGAVVSNDDLIEDVWEEDTSYSTNAVRVTLSKLRAKLGEPPLIETVPGAGYRIAAR, from the coding sequence ATGCGCGTACTGGTGGTGGAGGACGAGGAATTCCTCCGGGAGATGATCGCCGAGGGGCTGCGCCGCGACGCGCTGGCCGTGGACGAGGCCGGCGACGGCCTCGAGGCCCTGGAGCGCCTGCGGCTGGGCTCCTACGACGTGCTCGTCCTGGACCGCGACCTGCCCGGCCTGCACGGCGACGAGGTCTGCCGCCAGGTGGTGCGCGAGCGGCTGCTGACCCGCGTCCTGATGCTGACCGCGTCCGGGACCGTGCGCGACCGGGTCGAGGGCCTGGGCCTGGGCGCCGACGACTACCTCACCAAGCCCTTCGCCTACGACGAGCTCCTCGCCCGCGTCCTCGCCCTGGGCCGGCGCGCCCGCCCCGCCCTGCCGCCCGTGCTCGAACGCGCCGGAGTCGCCGTCGACACCGCCCGCCGCGGCGCCACCCGCGACGGACGCCGGCTCGCGCTGTCCCGCAAGGAGTTCGCCGTCCTGGAGGCGCTGCTGCGCGCCGAGGGCGCGGTGGTCAGCAACGACGACCTCATCGAGGACGTCTGGGAGGAGGACACCAGCTACTCCACCAACGCCGTCCGCGTCACGCTCAGCAAGCTCCGCGCCAAGCTGGGCGAGCCGCCGCTCATCGAGACCGTGCCGGGCGCGGGCTACCGGATCGCGGCCCGGTGA
- a CDS encoding peptidoglycan-binding protein — MRTRAKSLLGSLAVVLAASGGGYAVMAEPRQESGQEQRGDGLPPATAPVQRGDLSSGLRVEGTLGYAQERKVNAAGPGVLTWVAGEGAAVERDGRLYEVNGRAVRLMYGSTPMYRPLKAGDEGEDVKQLKRNLRALGHGPGLDPEDGAFTAGTATAVKRWQKAHKAPETGEVAKEDIAFASGPQRVRKNDSAVGDEPGPGKPVMTLTGTERVVRFQLDAAKAGAAKTGEAVSVRLPGGATATGTIESVGGAAGPDERDQGGGPGGGDKKAKVEVVVALDKPAEVNAPDRSPVSVGLTGETRKGVLSVPVNALLALTGGGFGVQVVEDGRAREVGVELGMFGNGRVEVTGEALEEGMQVGVPKL; from the coding sequence GTGAGGACGCGGGCGAAGTCGCTGCTGGGGTCGCTGGCCGTCGTGCTCGCCGCCTCGGGCGGCGGGTACGCGGTCATGGCCGAGCCGCGGCAGGAGAGCGGGCAGGAGCAGCGCGGCGACGGGCTGCCGCCGGCCACCGCGCCGGTGCAGCGCGGCGACCTCAGCTCCGGCCTCCGGGTGGAGGGCACCCTCGGCTACGCGCAGGAGCGCAAGGTCAACGCGGCCGGGCCGGGCGTCCTGACCTGGGTCGCGGGCGAGGGCGCCGCGGTCGAGCGCGACGGGAGGCTGTACGAGGTCAACGGCAGGGCGGTGCGGCTCATGTACGGGTCCACGCCGATGTACCGGCCGCTGAAGGCCGGGGACGAGGGCGAGGACGTCAAGCAGCTCAAGCGCAACCTCCGGGCGCTGGGCCACGGGCCCGGCCTGGACCCCGAGGACGGCGCCTTCACGGCGGGCACGGCGACGGCGGTCAAACGGTGGCAGAAGGCGCACAAGGCGCCGGAGACGGGCGAGGTCGCCAAGGAGGACATCGCCTTCGCCTCGGGGCCGCAGCGGGTGCGCAAGAACGACTCGGCGGTCGGTGACGAGCCGGGGCCGGGCAAGCCGGTGATGACCCTGACCGGCACCGAGCGGGTCGTCCGCTTCCAGCTGGACGCGGCCAAGGCGGGGGCGGCCAAGACCGGCGAGGCGGTGAGCGTGCGGCTGCCCGGGGGAGCCACCGCCACCGGGACGATCGAATCGGTGGGCGGCGCGGCCGGTCCGGACGAGAGGGACCAGGGCGGCGGCCCCGGCGGTGGTGACAAGAAGGCCAAGGTCGAGGTGGTCGTCGCGCTGGACAAGCCCGCCGAGGTGAACGCCCCGGACCGGTCCCCGGTGTCGGTCGGCCTGACCGGCGAGACCCGCAAGGGCGTGCTCTCCGTACCGGTCAACGCGCTGCTGGCGCTGACCGGCGGCGGCTTCGGGGTGCAGGTCGTCGAGGACGGCAGGGCGCGCGAGGTCGGGGTGGAGCTGGGCATGTTCGGCAACGGCCGGGTCGAGGTGACCGGCGAAGCCCTCGAGGAGGGCATGCAGGTGGGGGTCCCGAAGCTATGA
- a CDS encoding ABC transporter ATP-binding protein: MTHTHPSPVVELSGVTKEYPGGVAALRGVDLTVSGGELLAIVGPSGSGKSTLLHIVGTLDRPTAGGVRIAGHDVAALSDRALSALRSRHVGFVFQSFHLVPGVSARANVAEGLLYCGLSRAERGRRAERALERVGLGDRMDHRPHELSGGQKQRVAIARAVAGAPDLLLADEPTGALDTASGESVMELLHELNADGTTIAVITHDHEIAASLPRQVRIRDGEIVADVRNAATVTAGSGAAGLGATAPAGSAAAGTGVAE, from the coding sequence ATGACGCACACGCATCCCTCTCCGGTGGTCGAGCTGTCGGGGGTCACCAAGGAGTACCCGGGCGGGGTCGCGGCCCTGCGCGGGGTGGACCTGACCGTCTCCGGCGGCGAGCTGCTCGCCATCGTCGGCCCGTCCGGATCCGGTAAGTCCACCCTGCTGCACATCGTCGGCACCCTGGACCGGCCGACGGCGGGCGGCGTACGGATCGCCGGCCACGACGTGGCGGCCCTCTCGGACCGCGCGCTGTCGGCGCTGCGGTCCCGGCACGTCGGCTTCGTCTTCCAGTCCTTCCACCTGGTGCCGGGCGTCAGCGCCCGGGCGAACGTCGCCGAGGGGCTGCTGTACTGCGGCCTCTCGCGGGCCGAGCGCGGCCGCCGGGCGGAGCGGGCGCTGGAGCGGGTCGGTCTCGGTGACCGGATGGACCACCGGCCGCACGAGCTGTCCGGCGGGCAGAAGCAGCGGGTGGCCATCGCCCGCGCGGTGGCGGGCGCCCCCGACCTGCTGCTGGCCGACGAGCCCACGGGCGCGCTCGACACGGCGTCCGGGGAGTCGGTGATGGAACTGCTGCACGAGCTGAACGCGGACGGGACCACCATCGCCGTGATCACCCACGACCACGAGATCGCGGCGAGCCTGCCGCGTCAGGTGCGGATCCGGGACGGCGAGATCGTGGCGGACGTCCGCAACGCGGCGACCGTGACGGCCGGGTCCGGGGCCGCCGGGCTCGGGGCCACCGCGCCGGCCGGGTCCGCGGCCGCCGGGACCGGGGTGGCGGAATGA
- a CDS encoding ABC transporter permease codes for MSRGSGRTGTRGARRAARLTPPRLTPRDVLHVGSAGLRSRPMRVFLSALGIAIGIATMIAVVGISSSSQAELLRELDRLGTNMLVATPGQGMFNGQDTKLPKDAPGMVSRIQGVESVGTTGDVAESVRRSENIPGEETGGIVLKAAKDDLLGTLRARMGSGTWLNEATGRYPSVVLGDVSARRLGITGPGQQVFIGGRYFTVIGILAPVPLAPEIERSALIGWEAAERLLGFDGHPTAVYERSADDRVAQVRDLIARTANPHAPSAVSVSDPSAALQAKAATEGAFSTLLLGLGGIALLVGGVGVANTMIISVLERRHEIGLRRSLGATKGQIRIQFVTESLLLSGLGGLAGIALGAAATAVYARAGDLPWVVPLWAVTGGFAATLAIGTLAGLYPAVRAARLSPTLALAAG; via the coding sequence ATGAGCCGGGGAAGCGGCCGTACGGGCACCCGCGGGGCCCGGCGCGCCGCACGGCTGACTCCGCCGAGGCTGACCCCCCGCGACGTCCTGCACGTCGGATCGGCCGGGCTGCGCTCGCGCCCGATGCGGGTGTTCCTGTCCGCGCTCGGGATCGCCATCGGCATCGCGACGATGATCGCTGTGGTCGGGATCTCCTCCTCCAGCCAGGCCGAACTGCTGCGCGAACTCGACCGGCTCGGCACGAACATGCTCGTCGCGACGCCGGGACAGGGGATGTTCAACGGGCAGGACACCAAGCTGCCCAAGGACGCCCCGGGCATGGTCTCCCGCATCCAGGGGGTCGAATCGGTCGGCACCACCGGCGATGTCGCCGAGTCCGTACGCCGCTCCGAGAACATCCCCGGGGAGGAGACGGGCGGGATCGTGCTCAAGGCGGCCAAGGACGACCTGCTGGGCACCCTGCGCGCCCGGATGGGCAGCGGCACCTGGCTCAACGAGGCCACCGGCCGCTATCCCTCGGTGGTGCTCGGCGACGTCTCGGCCCGGCGCCTGGGCATCACCGGGCCCGGCCAACAGGTGTTCATCGGCGGCCGGTACTTCACGGTGATCGGGATCCTGGCGCCGGTGCCGCTGGCTCCGGAGATCGAGCGGTCGGCGCTGATCGGCTGGGAGGCGGCCGAGCGGCTGCTCGGCTTCGACGGGCACCCGACGGCGGTGTACGAGCGGTCGGCGGACGACCGGGTGGCGCAGGTGCGCGACCTGATCGCCCGGACGGCCAATCCGCATGCGCCGAGCGCGGTCTCGGTCAGCGACCCGTCGGCGGCGCTCCAGGCGAAGGCGGCCACGGAGGGCGCCTTCAGCACCCTGCTGCTGGGGCTGGGCGGGATCGCCCTGCTGGTCGGCGGGGTCGGCGTCGCCAACACCATGATCATCTCGGTGCTGGAACGCCGTCACGAGATCGGCCTGCGCCGCTCGCTGGGCGCCACGAAGGGGCAGATCCGGATCCAGTTCGTCACGGAGTCCCTGCTGCTGTCCGGCCTCGGCGGCCTCGCCGGCATCGCCCTGGGCGCTGCGGCCACGGCCGTCTACGCCCGGGCCGGCGACCTGCCCTGGGTGGTCCCCCTCTGGGCGGTGACCGGCGGCTTCGCGGCCACCCTGGCCATCGGCACCCTGGCCGGCCTCTACCCGGCGGTCCGGGCGGCCCGGCTGTCCCCGACGCTGGCGCTGGCAGCGGGATGA
- a CDS encoding NUDIX hydrolase: protein MRTPRHAARVVILSPAGSVFLFRENNVEVGIHWLPPGGGIDPGESPEECVRRELREETGWTDLDPGRLLCTWEHDFTHQGIPVRQHEHIYLTTGPHREPVLEHPGIHWQWLSPQRLATLGEPLWPPRLPDLLANAPAEPVHFGLIS from the coding sequence ATGCGAACTCCACGTCACGCAGCGCGCGTTGTCATCCTGTCCCCCGCCGGGTCGGTGTTCCTCTTCCGCGAGAACAACGTGGAGGTCGGCATCCACTGGCTGCCGCCCGGCGGGGGCATCGACCCGGGGGAGAGCCCCGAGGAGTGCGTGCGGCGCGAGCTGCGCGAGGAGACCGGGTGGACCGACCTGGATCCGGGCCGGCTGCTGTGCACCTGGGAGCACGACTTCACGCACCAGGGGATCCCGGTCCGCCAGCACGAGCACATCTACCTCACCACGGGCCCGCACCGCGAACCGGTGCTGGAGCACCCGGGCATCCACTGGCAGTGGCTCTCCCCGCAGCGCCTGGCCACCCTCGGCGAACCGCTCTGGCCGCCGCGCCTGCCGGACCTCCTGGCGAACGCACCGGCCGAGCCGGTGCACTTCGGCCTGATCAGCTAG
- a CDS encoding trypsin-like serine peptidase — MRAVVRAGAPAGVRAGVSAGVRADGRTYRRACGRAYGQAYRRSYGRAYRRSYGQAYGRSYRQAYRQAYRRAAVPAGVGRLGPGAALHPAPPAGHASPGRSGRIIMSVDKRTVVTVVLCALAALGASAAVAELAPPPEAGTPARAKAAPTPPTTAPSRSQAAKPQLTTPPKSTLPPAVTPQPGGPAAFTGALFTNGLDSDHFCTATVVQSPGRNMIITAGHCLLDGDQAGGTAVFVPAYANGVAPYGTWKLEEAFEDDRWAEDTDDGYDLAFARLAPDATGRNIEDVTGAAVLDTSGRSGEEVTVTGYPADRKVPRTCTAVTVRESETEQRFDCADFPGGTSGSAWIARDGKIIGILTGGDTDDVSTSTILGDYAASLYAKATAAKGEGLPNQQAQQARPN; from the coding sequence GTGCGGGCGGTCGTACGGGCAGGCGCGCCGGCGGGCGTACGGGCAGGCGTGTCGGCGGGCGTACGGGCGGACGGGCGGACGTACCGCCGGGCGTGCGGGCGGGCGTACGGGCAGGCGTACCGGCGGTCGTACGGGCGGGCGTACCGGCGGTCGTACGGGCAGGCGTACGGGCGGTCGTACCGGCAGGCGTACCGGCAGGCGTACCGGCGGGCAGCCGTACCGGCGGGCGTGGGCCGTCTGGGCCCCGGGGCCGCCTTGCACCCGGCCCCGCCCGCGGGGCATGCTTCGCCGGGGCGCAGCGGAAGGATCATCATGTCGGTGGACAAGCGGACCGTCGTGACCGTGGTGCTGTGCGCCCTCGCGGCGCTGGGGGCCTCCGCCGCGGTGGCCGAGCTGGCGCCGCCGCCCGAGGCGGGCACCCCCGCGCGGGCCAAGGCCGCGCCGACGCCGCCGACGACGGCCCCGTCGCGTTCCCAGGCGGCGAAGCCGCAGCTGACCACCCCGCCCAAGAGCACGCTGCCGCCCGCGGTCACCCCCCAGCCCGGCGGGCCCGCGGCCTTCACCGGGGCCCTGTTCACCAACGGCCTGGACAGCGATCACTTCTGCACCGCCACCGTGGTGCAGAGCCCCGGCCGGAACATGATCATCACCGCCGGGCACTGCCTGCTCGACGGGGACCAGGCCGGCGGCACCGCCGTCTTCGTGCCCGCCTACGCCAACGGGGTCGCCCCGTACGGCACCTGGAAGCTCGAGGAGGCCTTCGAGGACGACCGCTGGGCCGAGGACACGGACGACGGCTACGACCTCGCCTTCGCCCGGCTGGCCCCCGACGCCACGGGCCGGAACATCGAGGACGTGACCGGTGCGGCCGTGCTGGACACCAGCGGCCGCTCGGGCGAGGAGGTCACCGTCACCGGTTACCCCGCCGACCGCAAGGTGCCCCGCACCTGCACGGCGGTCACCGTCCGCGAGAGCGAGACGGAACAGCGCTTCGACTGCGCCGACTTCCCCGGCGGCACCAGCGGCAGCGCCTGGATCGCCCGCGACGGAAAGATCATCGGCATCCTGACGGGCGGCGACACGGACGACGTGTCGACGAGCACCATCCTGGGCGACTACGCCGCCTCGCTCTACGCCAAGGCCACGGCGGCCAAGGGCGAGGGCCTGCCGAACCAGCAGGCTCAGCAGGCCCGGCCGAACTAG